One Salvia miltiorrhiza cultivar Shanhuang (shh) chromosome 6, IMPLAD_Smil_shh, whole genome shotgun sequence genomic window, GTATAATTTCTTCCTATTCTACTAATTCCATTTTGCTCAAAAATATACAGATAACAAAATTGACAAACATCAAATTAAAATCAAGAAatacgaaaattagggtttcccAAAAAGGGGGGGAAAAGTTAACCTGGTGTAGGGCAAGGGGCAGAAGATGATGATGTAATCGGCGCCGGCGCAGGTGAAGGTGCTCGTCTTGTCATCGTAGGCGTAGCTGTAGGAGCGCGGGCACGCGCTCTTGAAGTAGAGCGAGTACGCCGACGGCCGGCACGTCTCCGGCGTGTTGTACGCCTCGCTGCAGCAGAACGCCGGATCGCCGAACGCCTCGCACGCGCTCCGGCACGCGACGATCTCGCGGCCGCCGCTCCCACGCGCCACCGCGAGCCCCCTAGGGCACGCGCCGTTGAGGTCAACGAGGCACCCCGTCGAGGTGCACCGGCTGCTGCTGCCCGTGGTTGTACCCCCCTTAGGGTTAGGGATTATAAGCATCGGGATGTTGTACCCGTCCACGAGGCTCACGTCGTAGAAATCCAGCCCCTGATCGCCGTTGAGGGTGAACTCCGCCAGCGTCGCCGGCGGGATCGCGCCGGCGCCGCCGCACTCCACCCTCCCCGAGGCGCAATCGGCAGTGGCGCACGAGAATTTGCCGGTTGAGTCGGTGGCGCAGTGGGTCCGCGCCCAGACCCGGCCCGACCACGATCGGGGCGCCCGGAGCGTTCTGGAGCTCCCGCTCTTGAGAGCGAACCCGGTCGGGTTGAGAACCGGGCGGTCGGCGCCCGTTAGTATCCCCGGCCATATCGTACGCCGGCATCTATTCACGAGCTTGAACGTCGTCGTTTCCACCTCTgttcaataattaaaaaatcacaaatatgttttttttatatactataaaaAGAACGAATGTAATAATTCAAGAAAAAGGGAGACTGcctgagaagagagagaaggtgaGCAGGAGGAGAGAGAGTAGCGCGGCGGAGAGAAGCGGACGTCCCATGGAGTAAATTGAAGAGAAGTTGCAGCTGATTTCGCTATattttttcaagatttttttggtttttgagTTGTTACCATTTTCGTTTTGTGCTAGCTTTAATTTTTCTGGGAATAAAGATTGTAAGAGAAGATAAAGGCAGCATTGGGGAATTGGTGAAAATGGACGGAATTAGggggaaaaaaaaagtgaaaaggaaAAGGAGAGTGGGATTATTGGAAGGTTGATGTTATGGCTTCTTGCTGTAGGGTTTTCGgatatttctttttaattgatGGACTCATGAAAATCGTTAACATAAGTGGATTTATTGGTCTGCAAAAAATAAATCCAAGTGATTGGTGATACACTGACCTATTAATTACATGTAAAAcgttttatcaattgaatttTTAGATGAAGATTCGAATGTGTCAACATTACATAATGCAACACAATTCAAATGATGTGTTCTTCTATGTTTTGAGCAGGGCTGATTCTGAGCGATACACGAAGTGATCGACCGTACAAAACCTCAAAAAGAATAGGGgacttaaaaatatataaattcatttaTGTATTATATTTCATCTGTCcttcaaacatctttctaaagaaggatgacacgagttttaataaaaattagttatgTATTTAATAAGTGAAAAATAAGTCCAACAAAAACTAAAATTGTAATGgtaatagttagtgaaagtggagaatgTGTCTCACAAAAAGTAAAATTATAAGAgtagtaattagtgaaattgtttccgAAAATAGGTTatgaagatgttttggggatggatcaaaataaaaagagatGAAGATATTTgaggaacggagggagtatatatatatatatatataggggcagTTATTCCACAAACCTCCCTTAGCATATAACTTAAGAACTAATAATGACCTTAGATCTTCTAGTATTAAACGGCTAAGATTAAATATCTAACATATtttttgattcattttattgTACTATAAAATTCATGTCATATTCCATCCGAAGGCTAAATTGGGTATTCATATTTGACTTTCCATGTTGCTAACAAAATTCTACTGATTTTTGCGCctcaatttatttgttattaaagattttgaattatCAAATCAATTAACAAAATTCTACCGATTGACTTTTTAGATATaacttcattaaaaaaaatagggttCACTCCCCATTTGCATCAATTGGAGACGGCAAAGGCTTGAATAGCTACGATTTTCCGACGACGTCAACGAAACCTTTACAATATTCCGACTTAGCAATGGCACGAATTAAACCGAATCGTTCGGGTGATATTAGATTTGCTATGATTTACGAATTACAAGTTTGAATtcctttgaattttttttttgaatgctTGACGTCTTTTTTTTGAATCAACTCAAGGCGTCGCAGGCTTGAATAGCTGCAATTTTCCGGCAACGTTCGCGGAACATTTACAACAATCCGGCTTAGCATTAGGTGAAAAATTGAAGAGGAAGAACAGAGAGACATCTAACGCAGGCCCCGCTGAAAATTTCGTAATCCCTGTAGTTGGTTTGGGATCTCCGGTAGCTCTTGCGAAGAAGACAATGACTGCCAAAATTCATGCAAAATCTAATGTCAAACAATTGTTCAAATATTCTAGCTGTAAAAACTTAGATACCATTATACGTCACAATATAATAACATTCACATTTGCACTCACAATGATTCACACAGTAATACTTCGTATTCATATCGAGCAATCAAGATGGTAAATGGTGCTTTTTctatattgaattaattaataggATGCAATTGTATTCATATTATCCAATAATATGTTGAGCATAAGTTAATTCGGTGGTACATGAAGAAGCAGTCGCCTAGCTTCAAGTAATGCATCCTATTCATGTCAAGCTACAAAGATACATATCGAGCTACAAAAATTATACAtgaaactttaaaaattattaatggCATCCTATTCATGTGCATACATTAATTATTCACGTACTAATGAATCACTTTATAACTGTGGATGAATAAAAAAGTATGTGTACTTCATCAAAGTATTAGCAACGAAACAATGACTTGTTcattatatattatgaaatcCAGTACTGACTCATTCAACAAGTGCGTGAATATGATGCAATAATACGTGAATAATtcagtgtgtaggtaataataTGATGCTTCGTTATACGAATATTTCAGTGTATGCGCATGAATAAGATGAATTAGTACGTGAATAATTATTATATGCATGTGAATAGGCAAaatctcgaattttaaaagtttAATGTGTAATTTATGTATACTAAAATTTTTAACGTTGCGTGAAgttagatattttttttgtttttttttttttgtttgcgTGTTTGAGTATTTCAGAATGATAGAAAATAATTGGGATCAAAACTGAATCTCACGATTCCTTAAATTAAGGAAAGAATAATTACACAAAAACATGAAATTACCTTTAACCCCTAATATGAAATCAGCGTGTGattcttaatttaattataggCACAATCTAACCGTCCAAAATTTAAGATCTAATGGTTTATattggttcttaatttatatcctaaagctagttcttattttagcctaaccctatatatatatatatatatatatatatatatatatatatttatatatatatgataactGAAACGCATAGAATTATTAAATtgttgggttaatagccggaaaatacacgaagtttCGCATAAGACTTTAAAAAATAACTCCACAATACATTATCTtttgatttaattgaaatttgCACATGTGTTGACCATAACCTAATCTAAGTTGACGTGGCTCCCGGAATTTGCAGACGTGGACGCACCGGTGTTCAAGTAATACGATGTCGTTTTGTAGTTATATTCCAATActcaaaacgacatcgttttgagtgaatataataataataaaaaaacggAAAAATCTTGAGCCCTAATTCCTAATCAGCCATACATCTCCAACGCCTCCCTTATCACTCCCAGCGGCCCTACCCCGCCGCAATATAATCAAAAACGTGAAAACTACTAAAGCTAGAATGAGCATTGTTCTAGATAAAAATCCGAATGAGTTCCAAAAGCTCGAATGAGCACTATTCCAGACAAAAACCCGAATGGGTTCCAAAGGCTCAAATGAACACTATTCCAGACAAAAATCCTAATGGATTCCAAATGCTCGAATGAGCACTGTTCCACACAAAAACTCGAATAGGTCCCTAGGCAAAATTCAGTTTCCCATATAACTCGAATGGGTACAAAATGCTGAATAACCCGAATGGGTACAAAATATAGAATAACCCGAATGGGTACAGAATATTCGAATGAGCCCCGCAGAACCCCCTAGATCCCAAACCCTAGGTCCCAAACCCAAAACCTTAGATCCTAAACTTTAGATCCTAAACCCTAAGCCCTGAAATCCAAAACCCAAACCCTAAGCCTTCACGCCAGACAAAACCCAAATGGGTTCCAAAGGCTCGAGAGAGCCCTGTTCCAGACAAAACCCAAATGGGTCCCCcgaaatttttttctttttgtagaaTCAAGAGTCAAGAATGAGAATTCCCGGATACACTAAACCCCTATAGGTTCAAAGGGTTCAAACAGCCCTGCCAAACCATGACGATGTCATCCAAACTCAAAAGGGGCCACTGCAGCCTGGATTACCCCGAACAAGAGCCCTAAAAAAGCTCCACAGGCTTCCCCATACTTAGCATAAATATCTTTGCAAGAGAGTGAATGTTTGTCTAACAATTGGTAATTATCATAACAATGCCTtgcaaaaatataaacaatGACAAAAATACAGAACTAAATTATATAGGACGGATGAACAACCAACACATAAAACCAAAGGTATTTACTCAAAAAGCGAATTAAAATAAGATTCGAACTAATCAAACCCATATACATACaacaataaaagaaattaaagttTAGTTTGACAAAATAATGTTTATTATCCTGTAAGTTAGGAAACAGGATCAACAGGGGCAATCTTCGTGGATTCAGGGACATCATCTCCAGCAGGCTTCTCCGGGACCTCAGCCTCAGTAGGCCTCTCATGAACCTTTTCCCCGCGAGCAGCATCCCCTGTTATCTCAGTAGTAGGAGTATCCTCGGCCAAGACCAAGATCTCTACCTCCTGAGCAGGAGCTGCTTCAACTGACCTTTTTACCTAGACCAACCAAATCAACAATAAAGACTAGAAAGCTCACCAAGACAGGAGGGCAGCGCTGACAGCCGTCAAAGAGCTATTGTATGACCTAGGAGAATCGCCTTCGGCGCGAACTAGAGACTCGTTGACAGAATCTATTAAAGGAGTCCGGAATACAAGCTTCTCTGGTAGAGACTCGGAGTCATCCCCATAAATAAATATCCGAAGAGCCCTATCAACAATAGGGATAACCCACTCCTCAGAATTCTCGGGTAAAGAAGTGTCTGTCCCGAGAGCCCTGTACAGCCCCGCAAAGCTTAGTGAATCTATCAGTTCGTCTATATTTCGAGTTGCTCATTGTTTCGGAGTAGCCCCTACCATATCCAAAGTCTTCTTGCTCGTGTCATCTACCAAGAAGACCACGTCGTTGTCAAAATCCTTCGTGAATTGCGGAGCCCGCCGATAAGCAGCCAAAGTCCCGTGCACTAGGGAATCCAGAAAGTGTTAACCCTGTGGAGACAGAAACACCTCCCGTCTCTGATCCCTAGCACTAAAAACATAGGCTCTCCTCCGTTCCTGCATAACTGAATCCTTAACCTTGTCCTCGAAGTTTTGGAGCTGTTGGGCACGCTCTGCCTGCAACTTGGATAGGCTCTCTTCCTTATCAGCCTTAAATATCTGAATCTCTGACTCGTAGAAGGCCATCATCAGATTCAAATCCGAGACCTGAGCTGCCCGAGTCTCGACTTCCATCTCCAAGTCACTGAACATCTCAGTGGCTTTAATCAGTTCTTGATCTTTGGCTTGTAGGGCAGCCTTGGCCTCAACAAGAGAATCCTTTATTTGCTCGAACTTGAGAGTCCGAGCCATCATCTCCTAAACCCAAGTCTCCGCCTAAAAGGTAATAACATAAAAAGCATGAATTAAACTAACCAAACAGCAAAACTGGCAGGAACCAGGAAAAGTCTTAAGAACTTACCAGCATATAGAGGCGAGTTGTATCAACGCAAAGCTTATTTGCGTCCTCACCCTGCACTTTTACTACGTCGGTCTCGTGGCCCCGGTTCATAAACACATGATAAAGATCTGGCCCATATAaattcagaacaggccagatgtctCAACATCATCCTTCTCCGGCGCCGCCGACTTTCTAGAAAAGAAGCCTCGATCTGATACCGCTTTGATCTTTTTGTCGGAGCAGAAATATCCAAACTTTCTGCAGCTTTTCTCTTGGAAGAGGGAGGATCAATCTCAACTACATCTTGCTCTTCGGGTTCATCCCAGAGCTGAAATATGTTGCCACCCTCATGAGTCATCTATTCTAACAGAGCCGCAGTCTTGACCCCACTAGAAGACCTGCGGGTTACACAGAGAAAAGGAAAGTAAGGGTACCTCAGAAAGTGGAGAGTCCGGTAAAGAGAAGCCTCCAAATAAGAAGCCTGTAATGCTCCACCAACTAAAGATGGAGTAGATCCTAACTGCGTGGACTCAGAAGCTGTCTCCACAGTCCCTTCCACTTGATCAGCCTGTTGGGCCGCTTGCAGCCGCCTCAGTTTAGCCTTTTGCTTCTAGCTCATATCTGCCAGAAGAAATCAAAAGCCAGTTCAACTCAACCCTGCAAAGACAAAATCAAAAGCAATACTGAAGAATTACCAATCAGATGTCTTGGATATCGATCAAACAACCCTGAGGAAGCCAGGGTAGAGTTATCTTGGCAAATTTTCTTTATGTTAAAGGACTCAGACTGCTTGAGACTGTTTATTTGAAGAAAAAGAGTTCGAACATGAAGCAGAGGTTCAGTATCAGCAGTATGATGGGAATGTTTCATAGAATGCCAACGAGTAGACCTCAAACCAAAGGCACAGCCCCAGTCACTAGCGTGCACCTCAACAAAGAAATACTGAGATTTGAAGTCTCGATCGTAGGTATTAAAACAGCGCAGAAAGTTTATATAGTATTTGGGGAGAGAAGAAAAGTTATAGAAAATGTTAGTCTTCATCAAGATTTGGGTTTCACAGATAATACGGGCAGTGTCCTCAATACCATAAATGAAGCACTATGTGAAAGGCAAGAGCCCTACGAATGGCAGAATGAGCTAtttggaaaaaaagaaattccAAAATTATTACTGATGTAACCGAAATCGACATAATAAGAACACAAGATTTATGTGGTTCGATCGCTaggatctacatccacgggtgaGTTTTTTAGGGATTGCACTATGATCGAAGAGTTTACATTTTACAATGAGAGATTAATAAATCAAAAGTCCTCTAATCTAGTGATACAATTCATATTTATATGCATTAAAGTAAACCTAAGGCCCTTAGGCCCATTAGCTCAAGTAATTAGGCACAATCCTTGTTTTGATCTTCATATTGTAAATGAGCTGTCAGAGCTGGTGCGACATAGCTAGAAGGCTGAGCTGAGTTTGCCAAGCCGAGAACCGGGTTAAGCTGCAACGAAACTCCTTGATTGGAAGTCAGCCCTGTCAAGTCAGAGCTGcaccaaataataataataataataataataataataataataataataataataataataatacccTAGCCCTATTatgcacagcgctggtgcatattttaTTCCTCATCAGCTACAAATATCTATTAGGAACTTAGTTGGAGGTAATCGCAACCCAGCAGTAAGCTGCGCTTCCCAAAAGGGAATCACATTAGGGGAAAGGTCCTCGTCATCAGGTTTCTCAAAAGTGTGTGATTATGTGTGCAACTCAAATTCATGAAGGAGGAAGATCCCTATAGTCCATCCTATAATCTGGCTCTTTGGGTACCATACTAGTAGCTAGCAAACATAATCGTGAGAATAAAGGTAAAGCTAGTACCTGGAGATGAGAAGAAGTCGGAAGAACGACGAAGAACGAACTCAACACTGATGTCTGAAAATGGATGAATCACGATAGGATAGTAGTAAAAACGATGAAGGCAAAAGTAAAAATTCAAAATGGGAGAGACAGAGTAATTAAAGGAATACCGCGGCAAAATCAAAAGCCCTAATTGCAAAGATCGCGACTAAACAAGCGCAACTACATAATTCAAGCGCGTGAATAAGGTGAACGGTTTTTACGCGTAGAAATATGGTGGGACACGTGTGAAAGTGGAGAACATGGATTGACCGCATTAAAGAATACTGCTTTTAAGAACAGGCCTCTCAATCCTGTACAAAGTTCCAGATGGAGGTTAAAGTTGTTTCAAGGAAATCAGCCCTGTAACTCCATAATTGCATTCCAGAATGAGTTGCTTTATTTCCCAAGAAATATAAGACAGAAGAATCTCAACAAACAACACTGTTATGATGAATTGAGACATGCTACTTGAAGTTCTTTAGTCTAGCCAAAACACCAGAGTTGTTGTGTTTTGACTAAACTATGGGGGAGAAGTTGACAGGGACAAAAATAAGCATCCCTTAAAGATAGGAATATCAAACATATTCGGTCCAAATTCGCCCGAAACAACGCTGTTTCGGGTATTTCGACATGAAGAAGATCAAGGCAAAATACGAGATAGATATCAAGAATTAGAGTCCAATCATAAGTCTAAAATGAGTCTTTTTCCTACTAAAATGCATGATGTTTTagcctataaatacatgtaaaacCTCATTGTAAAATCATTCATTCACAAGCTCTCAATTACTCAAAGCCTTACACTATATTCAATACAAAAGTTCTCTATATTTTCGCAATCTTCACGTGTTTCTAGCTTTTCGTTATAGACGATATTTTTTAGCACAATGAGTTGTATGTGTTAGTCGTGAATAAACTAAGTTCTTCATATTTTATGAGATTAGTATTGGtgcaatattttctttttaattaattgattttcttTTTGTATCTTTACTTTGTTTAATTGTGCACTTGACACTTATGCTTAAAGTTTTAAGCTTAATATGATTAGAAAATATCAAATCTTGATATGAAAAACGTACTAAAAGAAAAAGCAGAACAATTGCTCCAATCAGaattttttatatagtatttacTAAGCTATTTGACAATA contains:
- the LOC130989328 gene encoding thaumatin-like protein 1b isoform X1, which produces MGRPLLSAALLSLLLLTFSLFSEVETTTFKLVNRCRRTIWPGILTGADRPVLNPTGFALKSGSSRTLRAPRSWSGRVWARTHCATDSTGKFSCATADCASGRVECGGAGAIPPATLAEFTLNGDQGLDFYDVSLVDGYNIPMLIIPNPKGGTTTGSSSRCTSTGCLVDLNGACPRGLAVARGSGGREIVACRSACEAFGDPAFCCSEAYNTPETCRPSAYSLYFKSACPRSYSYAYDDKTSTFTCAGADYIIIFCPLPYTSMKFLETRKETADLPLVNKTMMYVGRHRSLLSSSPGLNP
- the LOC130989328 gene encoding thaumatin-like protein 1b isoform X2, with protein sequence MGRPLLSAALLSLLLLTFSLFSEVETTTFKLVNRCRRTIWPGILTGADRPVLNPTGFALKSGSSRTLRAPRSWSGRVWARTHCATDSTGKFSCATADCASGRVECGGAGAIPPATLAEFTLNGDQGLDFYDVSLVDGYNIPMLIIPNPKGGTTTGSSSRCTSTGCLVDLNGACPRGLAVARGSGGREIVACRSACEAFGDPAFCCSEAYNTPETCRPSAYSLYFKSACPRSYSYAYDDKTSTFTCAGADYIIIFCPLPYTSMKFLETRKETADLPLVNKTMMYVGRHRSLLSSSPG